Proteins found in one Pieris napi chromosome 11, ilPieNapi1.2, whole genome shotgun sequence genomic segment:
- the LOC125053956 gene encoding TWiK family of potassium channels protein 18-like — MIEDGSRDSKRAYRKSEIIEEPNCCFEAIDDTKLFCCRCAHKKRASPLTCLAICFLVLTYNLLGGFLFLAIEGNTVIEETAVAESKPNLSSQESGDLRSKTVEKLWSITEDLNILYKENWTKLAAKELMDFQKVLMKSIRGVEVGQIHFYDAEYRWTFAGSFLYALTLITTIGHGNVAPKSSTGKIVAIVYACVGIPLIMLYLSTIGETLARNFRSLYSRMCPSRLRSGDFHSKAECLRYTLPVAECERNEKIFDRQKRTPFTAALNLDNFNSGYHWTCRDHTRVPIILSLLLLALYIALGTFIFHSTEKWNFIDGCYFSISSLATIGFGHLKPGLYASTVSAKAEDIAVGVCCIYILVGIVIVAMCFNLIQEDMSVAVRGFTALSIGSAKSRAVHSEACDEKMAMAVVS; from the exons ATGATAGAAGACGGTAGCCGCGACTCAAAGCGCGCTTACCGAAAATCCGAAATAATTGAAGAACCTAACTGCTGCTTCGAAGCTATCGACGATACCAAACTCTTCTGCTGCAGATGCGCTCACAAGAAACGAGCGTCACCTCTCACCTGCCTCGCGATATGCTTCCTCGTTCTCACTTACAATCTCCTGGGTGGATTCCTCTTCCTCGCAATAGAAGGAAACACAGTGATAGAAGAAACTGCTGTAGCAGAATCGAAGCCAAATTTAAGTTCACAGGAAAGCGGCGATTTGCGCTCGAAAACAGTCGAGAAGCTCTGGTCAATAACGGAAGATcttaatattttgtacaaGGAAAACTGGACGAAATTGGCTGCGAAGGAGTTGATGGATTTTCAAAAGGTTCTGATGAAGTCGATACGCGGAGTTGAAGTTGGCCAGATACATTTCTATGACGCCGAGTATCGGTGGACGTTTGCAGGCAGTTTTTTGTATGCCCTGACGCTGATTACTACAATTG gtCATGGCAACGTGGCGCCGAAGTCGTCGACGGGGAAGATAGTGGCAATTGTGTACGCGTGTGTGGGCATACCGCTCATAATGCTCTATCTCTCCACTATCGGCGAGACACTCGCAAGAAACTTCCGTTCCTTGTACTCCAGAATGTGCCCATCGCGCCTCAGAAGTGGAGACTTCCACTCAAAAGCCGAGTGTTTGCGCTACACCTTACCCGTAGCGGAGTGCGAGAGAAACGAAAAGATTTTCGATCGCCAAAAACGGACTCCTTTCACAGCCGCCCTCAACCTTGACAATTTCAACAGCGGTTATCATTGGACGTGTCGGGACCATACACGAGTGCCAATTATTCTAAGTTTACTATTGCTCGCCTTGTATATAGCGTTAGGTACTTTTATATTCCAttcaacagaaaagtggaACTTTATTGATGGCTGTTACTTTTCAATATCAAGCCTCGCGACGATAGGGTTCGGTCATCTTAAGCCGGGACTATACGCCAGCACAGTATCGGCAAAAGCTGAGGACATTGCTGTGGGAGTGTGTTGTATCTATATACTAGTGGGGATAGTTATAGTTGcaatgtgttttaatttaatacaggAAGACATGAGCGTAGCCGTGCGCGGCTTCACCGCTCTGTCGATAGGTAGCGCTAAGTCGAGAGCCGTACACAGTGAAGCGTGTGATGAAAAGATGGCAATGGCTGTCGTCTCTTGA